The proteins below come from a single Aegilops tauschii subsp. strangulata cultivar AL8/78 chromosome 6, Aet v6.0, whole genome shotgun sequence genomic window:
- the LOC109760062 gene encoding protein DMP2-like, which translates to MATSSSPSSTAIQITPPTATKDVDDDDEIPAPDTVPPPTATPTMDRVMSGVANLAQLLPTGTVLAYQALSPSFTNHGKCETSNQWLTVALVAVLTVMCLFFSFTDSIVSRDGKLYYGVATPRGFNVFDFSREDESHEWSRDQLRSLHLRPLDFVHSFFAAVLFLTVAFSDVGLQNCFFPDASRNAQELLKNLPLGMAFLSTVVFAIFPTKRKGVGFSDSTPRPKVDHLN; encoded by the coding sequence AtggcaacttcttcttctccctcgTCCACGGCGATCCAGATAACTCCACCGACCGCCACCAAGGACGTTGATGACGACGATGAGATACCAGCCCCTGACACGGTACCACCGCCAACGGCAACCCCTACCATGGACAGGGTCATGTCAGGCGTGGCAAACCTTGCGCAGCTCCTGCCAACGGGCACTGTGCTGGCATACCAGGCGCTAAGCCCGTCCTTTACCAACCACGGCAAGTGCGAGACCTCCAACCAGTGGCTCACCGTGGCGCTGGTCGCCGTCCTCACCGTCATGTGCCTCTTCTTTTCTTTTACCGACAGCATCGTCAGCCGTGACGGAAAGCTCTACTACGGCGTAGCCACTCCGCGCGGCTTCAACGTGTTCGACTTCTCCAGGGAGGACGAGAGCCATGAGTGGAGCAGGGACCAGCTCCGGAGTCTCCACCTCCGGCCGCTGGACTTCGTGCACTCCTTCTTCGCGGCCGTGCTTTTCCTCACAGTGGCGTTCAGTGATGTGGGGCTGCAGAACTGCTTCTTCCCGGACGCCAGCAGGAACGCCCAGGAGCTGCTCAAGAACCTGCCACTCGGCATGGCTTTTCTATCCACCGTTGTGTTCGCCATCTTCCCCACCAAAAGGAAGGGAGTCGGATTCAGCGACTCTACTCCTCGCCCGAAGGTTGATCACTTAAATTag